From Desulfovibrio inopinatus DSM 10711, the proteins below share one genomic window:
- a CDS encoding 4'-phosphopantetheinyl transferase family protein produces MDMKRFRVSPDKNESVDVLFFRLNGEWGEHDLKSFLSCLDPTERQHALERKGCIQTRYIRAHGGLRHILSAAVSLPPEEIAYVYNHYGKPAIKSGNIFFNMSHSDQFCMVGLSNRYAIGVDVQKHVPLDNIRALAKEVFSSEECRLLERTLPKQRHITFFNMWARKEALLKYFGIGMAERPWDWTVRPRGRREASSIYMGEKKLPIKLYSGNVQGVLSWGIAWGPLKISSCQHSCV; encoded by the coding sequence ATGGATATGAAACGGTTTCGTGTCTCTCCTGATAAAAATGAGAGCGTGGACGTCTTGTTTTTTCGACTGAATGGTGAATGGGGCGAACATGACCTGAAATCGTTTCTCTCCTGCCTTGATCCCACTGAACGGCAACATGCGTTGGAACGGAAAGGTTGTATTCAGACTCGTTATATTCGTGCCCATGGGGGGCTAAGGCATATATTGAGTGCTGCAGTGTCTTTGCCTCCAGAGGAAATCGCTTACGTTTATAACCACTATGGCAAGCCTGCAATAAAGTCTGGAAACATATTTTTCAATATGTCGCATTCAGATCAATTCTGCATGGTGGGCCTTTCCAACAGATATGCCATTGGGGTGGACGTACAGAAACATGTTCCTCTGGATAATATACGAGCGCTTGCCAAAGAAGTTTTTTCTTCGGAGGAATGCCGACTCCTCGAAAGAACATTACCCAAGCAACGACACATCACTTTTTTTAACATGTGGGCTCGCAAAGAAGCATTGCTTAAATATTTCGGCATTGGAATGGCAGAGCGCCCGTGGGATTGGACTGTTCGACCACGAGGAAGGCGGGAAGCGAGTTCCATCTATATGGGAGAGAAGAAGCTTCCAATAAAACTCTATTCTGGAAATGTCCAAGGCGTTCTTTCTTGGGGAATTGCTTGGGGACCATTGAAAATTTCATCTTGTCAGCATTCTTGTGTGTAA